Genomic DNA from Streptomyces sp. PCS3-D2:
GGAGTGGGTCCCGCTGGGGCTCGTTCCCGACATGATCGCGGACGGGGAGATCCCGGCCGCCAACATGGCGGCCGGGCTGCTCCTGCTGTACCACCTGCGGCTCGGCCGGTAGGGCACCGCGACCCGGGCGGTCAGCCGTACGGGTAGAAGCCCGCACCCGTCTTGCGGCCCAGGCGGCCGGCGTCGACCATGCGCTGGAGCAGCGGGGGAGCGGCGTACAGCGGCTCCTTGTACTCGGCGTACATCGAGTCGGCGATCGAGGCGATGGTGTCCAGACCGATGAGGTCGGACAGCTTCAGCGGGCCCATCGGGTGGGCGCAGCCCAGCTCCATGCCGTTGTCGATGTCCTCGCGGCTCGCGATGCCCGACTCGAACATCCGGATCGCGGACAGCAGGTAGGGGACGAGGAGCGCGTTGACCACGAAGCCGGAACGGTCCTGGGCGCGGACGGCGTGCTTGCCGAGCACGTCCCGCACCAGGGCCTCTGCCCGCTTGATCGTCTCCTCGCCCGTGGTCAGCGCCGGGATCAGCTCGACGAGCTTCTGGACGGGGGCCGGGTTGAAGAAGTGGATGCCGATCACCTGGTCGGGCCGGGAGGTCGCGACGGCCAGCTTGACCAGCGGGATCGAGGAGGTGTTGGAGGCGAGGATCGCGTCCGGGCGGGTGATCACCTGGTCGAGGACCTGGAAGATCTCGGTCTTGACCTGTTCGTTCTCGACGACCGCCTCGATGACGAGGTCGCGGTCGGCGAACTCGCCGAGGTCGGTGGTGAAGGTGAGGCGGGCCAGGGTGGCGTCCCGCTCCTCTTCGGTGATCTTGCCACGCTCGGCGGCCTTGGTCAGGGAGTTCTGAAGCCGGGTACGGCCGATCTCCAGGGCTTCGCCGGTGGTCTCGGCGACCTTGACCTCAAGGCCGCTTCGGGCACACACCTCGGCGATACCCGCGCCCATCTGGCCACAGCCCACTACGCCGACCCGTGTGATGTCGGAAGGGAGGTCAGTCACTTCGTGCCTTTCGCAGCTCATCCGTCGGCGGGTCCCCCGTGTGATTCCGGCGCCCGCCACGCCCCCCGACGTTACTCCCGACCTTGCGCGGCTCCGCGGGCCGGGGCGGGCATGCTGGGCGCACACCGCACACCGTCACTCAAAGAAACGGAGTCATCACATGGCGCACATCGGCCGACGGGCACTGCTGGCAGGGGCGGCGGGGGTGATCGCCGCCGCTTCGGGGGCACCGGCGTTCGCCGCGCCGCAGACCGCGGACCCGCACTCCGGGCGGGGGGCCGGCACCCCCGAGTTCCGTGGGATGTGGATCGCGTCCGTCTCGAACGTGGACTGGCCCTCGCGCAGCGGGCTATCGGCCGCGACCCAGCGCAAGGAGCTGTCGGGCCTGCTCGACACCGCCGTCCGTCGCCGGCTCAACGCGGTAGTCCTCCAGGTCCGGCCGACCGCCGACGCGCTGTGGCCGTCCCCCTTCGAGCCCTGGTCGCAGTGGCTGACGGGCAAGCAGGGGGTCGATCCCGGCTGGGACCCCCTCGGCACGGCCGTCGCCGAGGCGCACGCTCGCGGTCTGGAACTGCACGCCTGGTTCAATCCGTACCGGGTGGCCAACCACGCCGACCTCGACCGGTTGGTGCCCGAGCACCCGGCGCGGCGGCGCGGCTGGACGGTCGAGTACGGCGGGAAGCTCTACTACAACCCCGGCGTGCCCGAGGTGCGGCGGTTCGTGCAGGAGGCCATGCTCGACGCGGTCACCCGCTACCCCCTGGACGCCGTCCACTGGGACGACTACTTCTACCCCTATCCGGTGGCGGGCGAGTACTTCGACGACGACGACGCCTACGACGCGTACGGGGCCGCCTTCCGGTCGAGGGCGGCCTGGCGCCGCAACAACACCGACACCCTGGTCCGCGAGATGTCCCAGCGGCTGCGCGCCCTGCGCCCCGCGGTCAGGTTCGGCATCAGCCCCTTCGGGATCTGGCGCAACTCCGACCGCGACCCGGCCGGATCGAAGACCCGGGGCCTTGCGGCGTACGACGACCTCTACGCGGACACCCGCAGGTGGGTCAGGGAGGGCTGGATCGACTACGTCGTTCCGCAGGTCTACTGGCACATCGGTCACGCGGCGGCCGACTACGCGGCGCTCGTCCCCTGGTGGGCCCGGACCGTCGCGGGCACCAGGACCGAGCTGTACGTGGGCGAGGCGCTGTACCGCTGCGACGCCGCGAGCCCCACGCCGGCCTGGCGGGATCCGGCGGAGCTGTCGAGGCACGTGCGTCTCGCCCGCGGATACCCGGAGGTCCGCGGCCACGTCTACTTCTCGGCGAAGCAGGTGGCCGCGGACCCCAACGGGGCGATGGCACGTGTGGTCGCCGACCATTACGGCTCGGCCGTGCCCCCGCGGTGAATTCAGTGCCTGGGCTCTGCAGGGTGGCGGACCACGCAGTCGGGTCCGGGAGCCATCAGCGCTTCGTGTCCGTCCTGGAATCGGA
This window encodes:
- a CDS encoding 3-hydroxybutyryl-CoA dehydrogenase, producing the protein MSCERHEVTDLPSDITRVGVVGCGQMGAGIAEVCARSGLEVKVAETTGEALEIGRTRLQNSLTKAAERGKITEEERDATLARLTFTTDLGEFADRDLVIEAVVENEQVKTEIFQVLDQVITRPDAILASNTSSIPLVKLAVATSRPDQVIGIHFFNPAPVQKLVELIPALTTGEETIKRAEALVRDVLGKHAVRAQDRSGFVVNALLVPYLLSAIRMFESGIASREDIDNGMELGCAHPMGPLKLSDLIGLDTIASIADSMYAEYKEPLYAAPPLLQRMVDAGRLGRKTGAGFYPYG
- a CDS encoding glycoside hydrolase family 10 protein, which gives rise to MAHIGRRALLAGAAGVIAAASGAPAFAAPQTADPHSGRGAGTPEFRGMWIASVSNVDWPSRSGLSAATQRKELSGLLDTAVRRRLNAVVLQVRPTADALWPSPFEPWSQWLTGKQGVDPGWDPLGTAVAEAHARGLELHAWFNPYRVANHADLDRLVPEHPARRRGWTVEYGGKLYYNPGVPEVRRFVQEAMLDAVTRYPLDAVHWDDYFYPYPVAGEYFDDDDAYDAYGAAFRSRAAWRRNNTDTLVREMSQRLRALRPAVRFGISPFGIWRNSDRDPAGSKTRGLAAYDDLYADTRRWVREGWIDYVVPQVYWHIGHAAADYAALVPWWARTVAGTRTELYVGEALYRCDAASPTPAWRDPAELSRHVRLARGYPEVRGHVYFSAKQVAADPNGAMARVVADHYGSAVPPR